A single region of the Sphaeramia orbicularis chromosome 6, fSphaOr1.1, whole genome shotgun sequence genome encodes:
- the LOC115421352 gene encoding pulmonary surfactant-associated protein D-like yields the protein MRTCLLFCLLCLMAPVSFGQIPGPPGPKGDKGDRGIPGPPGSYGKPGIPGQKGERGAPGFQGYPGGMGPRGAAGSTGAAVMCEQDSYGSISSDLQDLRRILVKLELVIKYDFIRRAGQKYFVSFKERGSFSKAVDFCSQQGLQLALPQNEEENNALTQVFGEGDKTAWISINNRKAQGNFAVDLKNQPLVFIKWAEGQPDRSVQDTGCTMLTENGFWTVTQECSLQAYIICQL from the exons ATGAGGACTTGTCTCCTCTTCTGCCTTCTCTGCCTGATGGCTCCTGTGAGTTTTGGTCAGATTCCAGGTCCTCCTGGTCCTAAAGGTGACAAAGGGGATCGTGGGATTCCTGGACCCCCTGGGAGTTATGGTAAACCTGGTATTCCTGGTCAAAAAG GAGAGCGAGGGGCACCTGGATTTCAGGGGTATCCTGGGGGAATGGGACCTCGTGGAGCGGCAGGATCTACTGGAGCTGCTGTAATGTGTGAACAAG ATTCCTACGGTTCTATTAGTAGTGATCTTCAGGATTTGAGGAGAATCCTGGTGAAATTAGAGCTGG TTATAAAGTATGACTTCATCAGGAGAGCTGGTCAGAAATACTTCGTGTCCTTCAAGGAGAGAGGCTCTTTCTCCAAAGCTGTTGACTTCTGCTCCCAGCAAGGATTACAGCTGGCTTTGCCCCAAAATGAGGAGGAGAATAACGCACTGACTCAGGTGTTTGGTGAAGGTGACAAAACGGCCTGGATCAGCATCAACAACAGAAAAGCACAAGGGAATTTTGCAGTCGATCTGAAAAACCAACCTTTGGTTTTTATCAAATGGGCAGAAGGGCAGCCGGACAGATCAGTCCAGGATACAGGCTGCACCATGCTGACAGAAAACGGCTTCTGGACAGTCACACAAGAATGCTCCCTGCAGGCTTACATCATTTGTCAGTTATAA
- the LOC115421353 gene encoding pulmonary surfactant-associated protein D-like — protein MRTCLLFCLLCLMAPVSFGQIPGPPGPKGDKGDRGIPGPPGSHGIPGIPGQKGERGAPGFQGYPGGMGPRGAAGSTGAAVMCEQDSYGSISSDLQDLRRILVKLELVIKYEFIRRAGQKYFVSFKERGSFSKAVDFCSQQGLELALPQNEEENNALTQVFGEGDKTAWISINNRKAQGNFAVDLKNQPLVFTKWAEGQPDRSVQDTGCTMLTENGFWTVTQECSLQAYIICQL, from the exons ATGAGGACTTGTCTCCTCTTCTGCCTTCTCTGCCTGATGGCTCCTGTGAGTTTTGGTCAGATTCCAGGTCCTCCTGGTCCTAAAGGTGACAAAGGGGATCGTGGGATTCCTGGACCCCCTGGGAGTCATGGTATACCTGGTATTCCTGGTCAAAAAG GAGAGCGAGGGGCACCTGGATTTCAGGGGTATCCTGGGGGAATGGGACCTCGTGGAGCGGCAGGATCTACTGGAGCTGCTGTAATGTGTGAACAAG ATTCCTACGGTTCTATTAGTAGTGATCTTCAGGATTTGAGGAGAATCCTGGTGAAATTAGAGCTGG TTATAAAGTATGAGTTCATCAGGAGAGCTGGTCAGAAATACTTTGTGTCCTTCAAGGAGAGAGGCTCTTTCTCCAAAGCTGTTGACTTCTGCTCCCAGCAAGGATTAGAGCTGGCTTTGCCCCAAAATGAGGAAGAGAATAATGCACTGACTCAGGTGTTTGGTGAAGGTGACAAAACGGCCTGGATCAGCATCAACAACAGAAAAGCACAAGGGAATTTTGCAGTCGATCTGAAAAACCAACCTTTGGTTTTTACCAAATGGGCAGAAGGGCAGCCGGACAGATCAGTCCAGGATACAGGCTGCACCATGCTGACAGAAAACGGCTTCTGGACAGTCACACAAGAATGCTCCCTGCAGGCTTACATCATTTGTCAGTTATAA